The proteins below are encoded in one region of Sedimentibacter sp. zth1:
- a CDS encoding AMP-binding protein, whose amino-acid sequence MNLDYAYICENDSIERTYLYKKSKNLACYLRNRNIERVIIYGHKNQLMFISIVACIIGRIAYVICDTSISKARIDYIIKDSNANLVLCTENMVLDDIECISSIDMEFYSDKYYEKLDKCIENDIAYQIYTSGSTGYPKGIKISYNNINNFLNWFTNFKIISEIQPKIILNQALFSFDLSVLDIYYSLWNKSLLFCLNDNIMSNFNLLFCYIKKSNAEMAVFTPSFLELCLCDKSFNSTLLPNLKIMFLCGEVLKPFVAKKFMERFIDVHIINAYGPSEATCCVSAVEINEDMTKYNKLPIGDMNNCAVEVKIIDSNGVFINDLSCGEIVLSGKSVSKGYTNYDNKQFKLINNKIYYYTGDLGHIENGMIYFDGRIDNQIKYKGYRIELDEIENTIYKIRGVEQVQVCTKLNTSKDVIGLMAYVVCADKTIDEKYIYEELSRMLPKYSIPKSIVITNEIPLNSNRKRFIK is encoded by the coding sequence ATGAATCTAGATTATGCGTATATATGTGAAAATGATAGTATTGAAAGAACATATTTATATAAAAAATCAAAAAATTTAGCGTGCTATTTAAGAAATAGAAATATAGAAAGAGTAATAATATATGGACATAAAAATCAACTGATGTTTATATCTATTGTTGCTTGTATAATTGGACGCATTGCATATGTTATTTGTGATACAAGTATTTCAAAAGCCCGAATTGATTATATTATTAAAGATTCAAATGCAAATTTAGTTTTATGTACCGAGAATATGGTACTTGATGACATAGAGTGTATATCTTCAATTGATATGGAGTTTTATTCCGATAAATATTATGAAAAATTAGATAAATGCATAGAAAATGATATAGCATATCAAATATATACTTCTGGAAGTACTGGTTATCCAAAAGGTATAAAAATTAGTTATAACAACATAAATAATTTTTTGAATTGGTTTACAAATTTTAAAATTATATCTGAAATTCAGCCTAAAATTATACTCAATCAAGCTCTGTTTTCATTTGATTTATCTGTGTTAGATATATATTATTCGCTTTGGAATAAATCTCTTTTGTTTTGCTTAAATGATAATATCATGTCAAATTTTAATTTGCTATTTTGTTATATTAAGAAATCTAATGCAGAAATGGCTGTTTTTACTCCATCGTTTTTAGAATTATGCTTATGTGATAAATCATTTAATTCTACATTGTTACCTAATTTAAAGATAATGTTTTTGTGCGGTGAAGTATTAAAACCATTTGTTGCAAAAAAATTTATGGAACGTTTTATAGATGTGCATATCATTAATGCATATGGTCCAAGTGAAGCTACTTGTTGTGTTTCAGCTGTTGAAATAAATGAAGACATGACAAAATACAATAAACTTCCAATTGGTGATATGAATAATTGTGCTGTAGAAGTTAAAATAATTGACTCTAATGGAGTATTTATTAATGATTTAAGTTGTGGAGAAATTGTTTTAAGTGGCAAAAGTGTATCAAAAGGATATACAAATTATGATAATAAACAATTTAAGCTAATTAATAATAAAATTTATTATTATACTGGAGATTTAGGACATATAGAGAATGGTATGATATATTTTGATGGTAGAATAGATAATCAAATTAAGTATAAAGGCTATAGAATAGAATTAGATGAAATAGAAAATACGATATATAAAATTAGAGGTGTTGAGCAAGTTCAAGTGTGTACAAAATTAAATACTTCTAAAGATGTAATAGGATTAATGGCTTATGTTGTTTGTGCAGATAAAACAATTGATGAAAAGTATATTTATGAAGAGTTAAGTAGGATGTTACCTAAATATTCAATACCAAAATCAATTGTAATTACAAATGAAATTCCTCTTAATTCAAATAGAAAGAGATTTATTAAATAA
- a CDS encoding RHS repeat-associated core domain-containing protein: MKKKILVIIIMLQLLIQSVTPAFAQSNLVYDPLEMLEMLNENQITPNVDLPTTDTQLNIPQLPNGNISPQAYNKPSELVTGPQETSRYDSKVNQSTGKLNLEYYDINIGALGYDLKLARFNSDDTEGSFGKGWDLNFYTELKMYSAYDIGEIRVNGTKRAFKFVKDLENGDVTSYDDDPLVNYKLHEGHYELAAGDSLERISKTEYIVTTKKGEKLTYYGYKAPWRTDGHVLEGKLLKREDVYGNQITYEYDNNGRLTALENGQQKLIITYGSNGYISKMTGPHNLEVYFTYANGYLTSVKTTDREIASYEYTSGKLTKISENGLTQNFTYENDKISSVSINGNTIYNYAYDGNKTTIIDANGGVEELTYDEEGNLIKHVDLLGDTYKYEYKENRMIKETTKAGTTSYSYDEDGNLLSTIDIFGKETTYTYADDAYNSLLSQTSDIGTKTYTYNANGDMLTSTDEKGRTNTFTYNEKGLIETVTNADNKTTTYNYDANGYLIKKDYSGHETNYVFDKLGRLVKETSPEGYEEVYTYDTLGNITSISNISRMSKFEYDLFGRLIKSYVDGNENTYNYSNTSLADSITQNGETVTYTRDKMGQLTSVANSSGTTNYTYDSQGRVIQVKNDNYQIDYIYENNTYTIITNEGTLTVYTDNLGRTTRVVDHRNREILYKYVDDLLIEVVSPTGLTKTYEYDKYGKITKIKDFNDLELIYSYDIFDRVISVKQGERLVSYEYDIWGRVIKESLNGNIISLYTYDKDGKMIRCEDGLGFGEDYKYNEYRQLINIKDQAGYETKYRYNEKDQITAVTLSNGGIITYEYDKKGNITSVTDPLDNKTTFTYDVKNRLIEYTNALNNTVTITYNDIDNQMIVTDANSNKTTYTYNENDKLINIEVSNGGQVLFTYDDHGRLIERQELNGAKNTYTYNILDQLASVIDAKGVETIYEYDKYGNLILEKTKDTFIENTYDKYGQIIKVKNQRGVLSSYTYDNLGNIIEQKNENNAKTKYSYDILGRVTSIIDPLGNEQNFQYDKKGNLEQLTDALGRITTYKYTPMNQVEEIINANGQVDAEYTYDLVGNVIKETNALGYSTDYTYDALSQVISVIDPLGNKTNFEYDSNGNILSTTDPEGYITLFTYDEMNQISSVVDPLGNTTSYKYTIDGLVEDLTYPDGLNDKYEYDIKGQLIKHTNRKNQQTSYEYDTSDRILQVIEPGEKITKYKYDDLNGTITTIDPLNRKTVDTFDLQNQLIKRTDWQNNTETFTYDLLGQVQTVTNKMGYQKQFTYDEVGQLISQSDYKGFNTLYTYDNLGNLEKIVDPLGNATTYKYDELRRTISVTAPNGGIYNYQYNENNQVITSTDPLGKVTEYSYDKNGNLTKENIIGKISTSYSYDALGRVTDAVTSTGRTQNYKYDALGNIISSESGSGYSTSYKYDELNRIVSVESILGDKTQYSYHDDGTLAEVTTPLGELTRYTYDKVGRILEETDEEGLSTTFTYDDALNVVTTVDKLGNKWVSEYDTLSRLIASITPSGSKTIYEYDPNNNITKVIDPSGTATSYNYNENNHLIEVQDALGYVTSYNYDSIGNINSIVDANKNSWSYTYDANGNIISELNSEGERSNYEYNKFGELVRKHVGNKEVTYTYNSEEMPTYINYGDTYASYEYDTYGRLIRQESPDSVEEYTYDVAGRITKQHNITLDKTKIFKYDVAGNITQMINEEDRVFNYEYDSKGRLLTFTDPDENITTYKYDALDRQIEKSLPNGMTEKRTYNQDGHLEELINLRVDEIESGFIYEYDVNGNRTKVIEEDGAETSYKYDALGRITQVDYPKSKIEALLAAQDIKQPSSNNKTESNENDSKPNENNGKPDKNNGKSNNKKEKSIDGISSIFDIISEEPVLFASLSNIKLIGKNNNSNYDKETTDKFPNVNSNSQNDKKETPGDDLIPNTDKNNNSNDKTKNDKNNPNDKNKPKDKTKPDDKNNGKSNNKDKNKDKIPPGQQKKNNNTDSTSFGSSEEFTFKELILSTTNYLTPVYETVNYTYDGVGNRLSMTSDGQTINYNYDRANRVVQAGNKTFSYDTSGNLMLSESPEEKVEYTYNGANQLTGTLNENGTYSSYKYDGLGRLVSREVAEYDPKLVAEYNENGLKLMEEFKSNTNNDSAPGNSNNKDKNNNGKNNNGNNNKNDKQKEIPKGLIGNENAKAYGVYKKLEGQPGQEGPELPKLNTEIERYDYIGTSSVQHKVYSEKGSPMNEYYYANGEVVAQKMFGLKGRISPSKEETINTNGGLMYYEFDGLSSTTALRDRHGDKIEDYRYDVFGNIQTGITSPYNLRGYTGHLYDDKASLVYMNARWYNPNVGRFMTEDTYRGNISNPQSLNQYAYALNNPVNYVDPTGHLAVYTDDQILNMSREELDKEIESMSKIWFEDKDIFDETEEHTEKQNIAHQNAERMRELRPKTYYLADTNTEYGDWNKAIKDDNGSRIIYTYERTVTITKIYKNDSDTKERIGTGVEKYDETVTAAELAQGNQEAIKRSVGSIDLEWNEKIYETEPDKSTAGKTRKDSGATVIEQLNPEYVTEIYVDEEIEKVSNEMDSNNWFVKIKAYGKAISIVWENRLNYATNGYLSAINPSDREVAKIALDMSLGYVGGEMLGGLINSTGCLFKDTCETVFKNIDEGLNFTTTTAKHMDNSGRYIPVETLKDAITSTKGFADPQGTDALMHYTTMFKNGKKYNMEVLYDEVTNTIMHFKYTQKSIGPFDAIK, translated from the coding sequence ATGAAGAAGAAAATTTTAGTAATAATAATTATGCTACAATTATTGATCCAATCAGTTACACCAGCATTCGCACAAAGCAACTTAGTTTATGACCCTCTTGAAATGTTAGAAATGCTAAATGAAAATCAAATCACACCAAATGTTGATTTGCCTACAACAGACACCCAGTTAAACATACCACAATTGCCAAATGGCAATATATCACCACAGGCATACAACAAACCATCGGAGCTAGTGACAGGTCCACAAGAAACAAGTAGATATGACTCTAAAGTAAATCAATCTACAGGTAAATTGAACTTAGAATATTATGACATAAATATAGGCGCACTTGGATATGATTTGAAACTAGCAAGATTTAATTCTGACGATACAGAAGGTTCATTCGGAAAGGGATGGGACTTAAACTTTTACACAGAATTAAAAATGTATTCAGCCTATGATATTGGAGAAATAAGGGTAAACGGAACAAAAAGAGCATTTAAATTTGTAAAAGATTTAGAAAATGGTGACGTAACATCGTACGATGATGATCCATTAGTAAACTATAAACTTCACGAAGGACATTATGAATTAGCAGCAGGTGATAGTTTAGAAAGAATTAGTAAAACAGAATATATAGTAACAACAAAAAAAGGTGAAAAATTAACTTACTACGGTTATAAAGCACCATGGAGAACAGACGGACACGTTTTAGAAGGAAAGCTACTAAAAAGAGAAGATGTATATGGCAACCAAATAACATATGAGTATGACAATAATGGAAGATTAACAGCCTTAGAAAATGGTCAGCAAAAATTAATAATAACATATGGTAGCAATGGATATATATCTAAAATGACAGGTCCACATAATCTAGAAGTATATTTTACATACGCAAATGGATATTTAACATCAGTAAAAACAACAGACAGAGAGATAGCTAGTTATGAATATACATCTGGAAAGCTAACTAAAATAAGTGAAAATGGATTAACACAGAACTTCACATATGAGAATGACAAAATTTCATCAGTATCAATAAATGGCAATACTATATACAACTATGCATACGATGGAAACAAAACTACCATTATAGATGCAAATGGTGGTGTAGAGGAATTAACATATGATGAAGAAGGTAATCTAATAAAACATGTAGATTTATTAGGCGATACATATAAATATGAGTATAAAGAAAATCGCATGATAAAAGAAACTACAAAAGCTGGCACAACATCATATAGCTATGATGAAGACGGCAATCTATTATCAACAATAGATATATTTGGCAAAGAAACTACTTATACATATGCTGATGATGCATATAACTCTTTATTAAGCCAAACATCAGATATAGGAACAAAAACATATACATACAATGCAAATGGAGATATGCTTACATCAACAGATGAAAAGGGTAGAACAAATACATTTACATATAATGAAAAAGGCTTAATAGAAACTGTAACAAACGCTGATAATAAAACTACAACATATAATTACGATGCAAATGGATACTTAATAAAAAAAGATTATAGTGGTCATGAAACAAACTATGTATTTGATAAGTTAGGTAGACTTGTAAAAGAAACATCACCAGAAGGTTATGAAGAAGTATACACATATGATACTTTAGGTAACATAACAAGTATATCAAATATAAGTAGAATGTCTAAATTTGAATATGATTTATTTGGTAGACTTATAAAATCTTATGTAGATGGAAATGAAAATACATATAACTATTCAAATACTAGCTTAGCTGATTCTATTACACAAAATGGGGAAACTGTTACATATACAAGAGATAAAATGGGACAGCTAACTTCAGTAGCAAATAGTAGTGGAACAACAAATTATACATATGACAGTCAAGGAAGAGTAATACAAGTTAAAAATGATAATTATCAGATAGACTATATATACGAAAATAATACATATACCATAATAACAAACGAAGGTACATTAACTGTATATACTGATAACTTAGGTAGAACTACAAGAGTAGTAGACCATAGAAATAGAGAAATACTATACAAATATGTAGATGACTTATTAATAGAAGTGGTATCTCCTACAGGTCTTACAAAAACATACGAATATGACAAATATGGTAAAATAACCAAGATAAAAGACTTTAATGATTTAGAATTAATTTATTCATACGATATATTTGACAGAGTTATATCAGTAAAACAAGGTGAAAGACTTGTATCCTATGAATATGATATATGGGGAAGAGTAATAAAAGAATCATTAAATGGTAACATAATTTCATTATATACCTATGACAAAGACGGTAAAATGATACGTTGTGAAGATGGTTTAGGTTTTGGAGAAGACTATAAATATAATGAATACAGACAGTTAATTAATATTAAAGACCAAGCAGGCTATGAAACAAAATACAGATACAACGAAAAAGATCAAATAACTGCTGTGACATTGTCAAACGGTGGGATAATTACATATGAGTATGATAAAAAAGGTAATATTACTTCTGTAACAGACCCATTAGACAATAAAACTACATTTACTTATGATGTAAAAAACAGGTTAATAGAGTACACAAATGCCTTAAACAATACAGTAACTATAACCTATAATGATATTGACAATCAAATGATTGTAACAGATGCCAATAGCAATAAAACAACATATACATACAATGAAAATGACAAGCTAATAAATATAGAAGTATCTAATGGTGGACAAGTATTATTTACATATGACGATCATGGAAGATTAATTGAAAGACAAGAATTAAATGGTGCTAAAAATACTTACACATATAATATACTTGATCAATTAGCTTCAGTTATAGATGCAAAAGGTGTAGAAACTATCTATGAATACGATAAATATGGAAACTTAATACTTGAAAAAACTAAAGATACATTTATTGAAAACACATATGATAAATATGGACAAATAATAAAGGTAAAAAATCAAAGAGGAGTACTTTCAAGTTACACTTATGATAATTTAGGAAATATTATAGAGCAAAAAAATGAAAATAACGCTAAAACTAAATATTCATATGATATATTAGGTCGAGTTACTTCTATAATAGATCCTCTTGGAAACGAGCAAAATTTCCAATATGACAAAAAAGGAAACCTAGAGCAGTTAACAGATGCACTAGGAAGAATTACTACATATAAATACACACCAATGAATCAAGTAGAGGAAATAATAAATGCAAATGGACAAGTAGATGCAGAATATACATATGATTTAGTTGGTAATGTAATAAAAGAAACAAATGCACTAGGCTATAGCACAGACTATACTTATGATGCTTTATCTCAGGTAATTAGTGTAATTGACCCATTAGGAAATAAAACAAATTTTGAATATGACTCAAATGGAAATATATTATCTACAACAGACCCAGAGGGATATATAACTTTATTTACATACGATGAAATGAATCAAATATCATCAGTAGTAGACCCTCTTGGAAATACAACATCATATAAATATACAATTGATGGTTTAGTAGAGGATCTGACATATCCAGATGGGTTAAATGACAAATATGAATATGATATAAAAGGTCAGCTTATTAAACACACAAATAGAAAGAATCAACAAACAAGCTATGAATATGATACATCTGATAGAATTTTGCAAGTAATTGAGCCTGGAGAGAAAATTACTAAGTATAAATACGATGACTTAAATGGCACAATAACAACAATAGATCCACTAAACAGAAAAACAGTAGATACATTTGACTTGCAAAACCAATTAATAAAAAGGACAGACTGGCAAAACAATACTGAAACATTTACGTACGATTTACTAGGACAAGTACAAACAGTAACAAACAAAATGGGTTACCAAAAACAATTTACCTATGACGAGGTTGGTCAGCTAATATCACAAAGTGACTATAAAGGCTTTAATACCTTATACACATATGATAATCTTGGTAACTTAGAAAAAATAGTAGATCCATTAGGAAATGCTACAACATATAAATACGATGAATTGAGAAGAACTATAAGCGTAACAGCTCCAAACGGAGGTATATATAATTATCAATACAATGAAAATAATCAAGTTATAACATCAACAGATCCATTAGGTAAAGTTACAGAATATTCATATGACAAAAATGGAAATCTTACAAAAGAAAATATAATTGGTAAAATAAGTACATCATACTCATATGATGCTCTTGGAAGAGTTACAGATGCGGTTACTTCTACAGGAAGGACTCAAAACTATAAATACGATGCTTTAGGAAATATAATATCGTCAGAATCAGGAAGTGGATATAGTACATCATACAAATACGATGAGTTAAACAGAATAGTATCAGTAGAAAGCATATTAGGAGATAAAACTCAATATAGCTACCATGACGATGGTACATTAGCAGAAGTTACAACACCATTAGGTGAATTGACAAGATATACATATGACAAAGTAGGAAGAATTTTAGAAGAAACTGATGAAGAAGGATTAAGCACAACATTTACATACGATGATGCATTAAATGTTGTAACAACAGTAGATAAGCTAGGGAACAAATGGGTTTCTGAATATGATACTTTATCAAGACTAATAGCATCAATAACACCTAGTGGAAGCAAAACAATATATGAATATGACCCAAATAATAATATTACAAAGGTTATAGACCCTTCTGGTACCGCAACAAGCTATAACTATAATGAAAATAATCATCTAATAGAGGTTCAAGATGCATTAGGATATGTTACATCATACAATTATGATTCAATAGGAAATATAAATAGTATCGTTGATGCAAATAAAAACAGCTGGAGCTACACTTATGATGCAAATGGGAATATAATATCTGAGTTAAATTCAGAAGGTGAAAGATCAAACTATGAATACAACAAATTTGGTGAATTAGTAAGAAAACATGTTGGTAATAAAGAAGTTACATATACCTACAACAGTGAAGAAATGCCAACATATATTAACTATGGAGATACATATGCATCATATGAGTACGATACATATGGAAGACTAATTAGGCAAGAATCACCAGATTCAGTAGAAGAATATACATATGATGTTGCAGGAAGAATAACAAAACAGCATAATATCACATTAGATAAAACAAAAATCTTTAAATATGATGTTGCAGGCAACATTACACAGATGATAAATGAAGAAGATAGAGTATTTAACTATGAATATGATAGCAAAGGTAGACTATTAACATTTACAGATCCAGATGAAAACATAACAACATACAAATATGATGCTCTAGACAGACAAATAGAAAAATCATTGCCAAATGGAATGACAGAAAAAAGGACATACAATCAAGATGGACATTTGGAAGAATTAATAAATCTAAGAGTTGATGAAATAGAATCAGGCTTTATCTATGAGTATGATGTAAATGGAAATAGAACAAAGGTAATAGAAGAAGATGGTGCTGAGACATCATACAAATATGATGCTTTAGGCAGAATAACACAAGTTGATTATCCGAAATCAAAAATAGAAGCATTATTAGCAGCACAAGACATAAAACAGCCATCATCAAACAATAAAACTGAATCAAATGAAAATGATAGTAAGCCAAATGAAAACAATGGCAAGCCAGACAAAAATAATGGCAAGTCAAATAATAAAAAAGAAAAAAGCATAGATGGAATAAGTAGTATTTTTGATATAATATCAGAAGAACCAGTGTTGTTTGCATCATTGTCAAACATAAAATTAATTGGTAAAAATAATAATTCAAACTATGATAAAGAAACTACTGACAAATTTCCAAATGTTAATTCTAATTCACAAAATGATAAAAAAGAAACACCTGGTGATGACCTAATACCAAACACAGATAAAAATAATAACTCAAACGATAAAACAAAAAATGATAAGAATAACCCAAATGACAAAAATAAACCAAAAGATAAGACTAAGCCTGATGATAAAAATAACGGAAAGTCAAACAATAAAGATAAAAACAAGGATAAGATACCACCAGGACAGCAAAAGAAAAATAATAATACTGACTCAACATCATTTGGTTCATCAGAAGAATTTACATTTAAAGAGTTAATACTATCAACAACAAACTATCTAACACCAGTATATGAAACAGTGAACTATACATACGATGGAGTTGGAAATAGATTAAGCATGACATCAGATGGTCAGACAATAAACTATAACTATGATAGAGCCAATAGGGTAGTACAAGCAGGAAATAAAACATTTAGTTATGATACATCAGGTAACTTGATGCTATCAGAATCACCAGAAGAAAAGGTTGAATACACATACAATGGAGCAAATCAGCTAACAGGAACACTAAATGAGAATGGTACATATTCATCATATAAATATGATGGACTAGGAAGATTAGTATCAAGAGAAGTAGCAGAATATGATCCTAAATTAGTAGCTGAGTACAATGAAAATGGACTTAAATTAATGGAAGAGTTTAAGTCAAATACAAACAATGACAGTGCTCCAGGTAACTCAAATAACAAAGATAAGAATAATAACGGAAAGAATAATAATGGAAATAATAACAAAAATGACAAACAAAAAGAAATACCAAAAGGTCTAATAGGCAATGAAAATGCAAAAGCATATGGAGTATACAAAAAATTAGAAGGACAACCAGGACAAGAAGGACCAGAACTACCAAAATTAAATACAGAAATAGAAAGATATGACTATATAGGCACATCAAGTGTTCAACATAAAGTATACTCTGAAAAAGGTTCGCCAATGAATGAATACTACTATGCAAATGGAGAAGTAGTAGCACAAAAGATGTTTGGACTAAAAGGAAGAATATCACCATCAAAAGAAGAAACAATAAATACAAATGGCGGGCTAATGTACTATGAATTTGATGGATTATCATCAACAACAGCTTTAAGAGATAGACATGGAGACAAGATAGAAGACTATAGATATGACGTATTTGGAAACATACAAACAGGCATAACATCACCATATAACTTAAGAGGCTATACAGGACATCTATATGACGATAAAGCCTCCCTTGTATATATGAATGCAAGATGGTATAATCCAAATGTAGGAAGATTTATGACAGAAGACACCTATAGAGGTAATATATCAAATCCACAATCACTAAACCAATATGCATACGCATTAAATAACCCAGTAAATTATGTAGACCCTACAGGACACTTAGCGGTATATACAGACGACCAAATACTAAATATGTCTAGAGAAGAGCTAGATAAAGAAATAGAAAGTATGAGTAAAATATGGTTTGAGGATAAAGATATTTTCGATGAAACAGAAGAGCATACAGAAAAGCAAAACATAGCACACCAAAATGCTGAACGGATGAGAGAGTTACGACCAAAGACATATTATCTTGCCGATACAAATACTGAATATGGTGATTGGAATAAAGCAATTAAAGATGACAATGGTAGTAGAATAATATATACATATGAACGTACTGTAACAATTACAAAAATTTATAAAAATGATTCTGATACAAAAGAAAGAATTGGTACTGGAGTAGAAAAATATGATGAAACGGTAACAGCAGCAGAGTTGGCACAAGGAAATCAAGAGGCTATAAAAAGATCAGTAGGAAGTATTGATTTAGAGTGGAATGAGAAAATATATGAAACTGAACCTGATAAAAGTACAGCTGGGAAAACTAGAAAAGACAGTGGAGCTACTGTTATTGAACAATTGAATCCAGAATATGTTACTGAAATTTATGTAGATGAAGAGATTGAAAAAGTAAGTAATGAAATGGATAGTAACAACTGGTTTGTTAAGATTAAAGCATATGGAAAAGCAATATCCATTGTTTGGGAAAATAGATTAAATTATGCTACTAATGGTTATCTTAGTGCAATAAATCCTAGTGATCGAGAAGTAGCAAAAATAGCATTAGATATGTCTTTGGGATATGTTGGTGGAGAAATGCTTGGTGGCTTAATTAATAGTACAGGGTGCTTGTTTAAGGATACGTGTGAAACTGTCTTCAAGAATATAGATGAAGGACTTAACTTTACAACTACTACTGCAAAACATATGGATAACTCAGGAAGATATATTCCAGTAGAAACACTAAAAGATGCTATTACATCAACAAAAGGATTTGCAGACCCACAGGGAACAGATGCGTTGATGCATTATACAACTATGTTTAAGAATGGGAAAAAATATAACATGGAAGTCTTGTATGATGAAGTAACAAATACTATAATGCATTTTAAGTACACACAGAAATCAATTGGTCCGTTTGATGCTATAAAATAG
- a CDS encoding VanW family protein codes for MKRKLFCEICPLTYKISLLKEYFIYDLKDIINKTKFSKKISTEKLPVIIKGHSSQILRMLNGVDINLQHNKAKNLKLAGDRINCIIIKSGQTFSFWKLVGKPLAKKGYLDGLTISKGAVGKNIGGGLCQLANLIHWLVLHSPMEVVELHHHTDALFPDSNRRVPFGTGTSVFYKHIDYRFKNNTNLPVQLIIWQSEGYLCGELRSTQKFEYKYQITEENHGFVEENGEYFRVSQIYRLVFDNDKQIVKKELILNNHSKVMYDYSLIPKEEIMYTSRQIN; via the coding sequence TTGAAAAGAAAGCTATTTTGTGAAATATGTCCATTAACTTATAAAATATCATTATTAAAGGAATATTTTATATATGATTTAAAGGATATAATTAATAAAACTAAATTTAGTAAAAAAATAAGTACTGAGAAGCTACCGGTTATAATTAAAGGACACAGTTCTCAAATACTTAGAATGTTGAATGGAGTTGATATAAACTTACAGCATAATAAAGCTAAAAATTTAAAATTAGCTGGAGATAGGATAAATTGTATAATAATAAAATCGGGACAGACATTTTCATTTTGGAAGCTTGTAGGTAAACCTTTAGCTAAGAAAGGATACCTTGATGGACTAACTATTTCAAAAGGAGCAGTTGGTAAAAATATAGGAGGAGGATTATGTCAGCTGGCTAATTTAATACATTGGTTAGTATTGCATTCTCCTATGGAGGTAGTAGAGTTACACCATCATACTGATGCTCTTTTCCCGGATTCAAATAGAAGAGTGCCTTTTGGAACAGGAACGAGTGTGTTTTATAAGCATATTGATTATAGATTTAAAAATAATACTAATCTACCTGTACAATTAATTATATGGCAAAGTGAAGGCTATTTATGTGGCGAACTGCGGTCAACACAAAAATTTGAGTATAAATATCAAATTACAGAAGAAAACCATGGGTTTGTAGAAGAAAATGGTGAATATTTTAGAGTTAGTCAGATTTATAGATTAGTTTTTGATAATGACAAGCAAATAGTAAAAAAAGAGTTGATTTTGAACAATCACTCTAAGGTTATGTATGATTATTCTTTAATACCAAAAGAAGAAATTATGTATACTAGTAGACAAATAAATTAG